GCTAAGCTTGTTAATAAATATCTCGTCGACCGGAGAGTGCGATAAGATGTTTATTTTACTTTCAACATCTTCCGAGAATTTGGCTTTTAAATCGAGCCTTGATTTAATTATATTCTGAATCTGTATTTTTAGCAACAAAGGATCGAAGGGTTTTGCAACATACGCGTCGGCACCCAGTTTGTAGCCTTTAATTTGATTTTCGTTATCTGATAATGCTGTTAGCAGAATAACCGGGATATGACTGATCAAGTCGTCCTTTTTTAGTTCCATACAAAACTCGAAACCATCTTTAATCGGCATTTTAACATCTGAAACACAGAGCATTGGTCTTACCTGTCTGCAAAGCAACAGTCCTTTAAGTCCGTCTTCGGCTTCATAAACCTTATAGGTGTCCGATAAATAATCAACAATAAACTTTCTTAATTCTTTGTTGTCTTCAACCACCAGTATTTTTTCTTTTAGCGAAGTTGATTGTAGTACCTGTTTGGTAGCCAATTTGGGCTGTTTTTCCTCTTCGTATACTGATGTGTTTACATCAAATATTTCGTGTTCTTCATAGCTATTTCTTTCAATAGGTATTTTAACGGTAAAAACACTGCCTTTTCCCTGTTCGCTTTGAACGGTTATCGTTGCCTTATGTATTTTAAGCAGCGACTCCACCAATGATAAACCAATTCCCGATCCAGTATTTTCTGTTTTACTGTTCTCGGCCTGGTAAAAACGCTTAAATATTTTATCTACACTTTCGGGAGGAATACCGATACCGTTGTCACTAACTTCAACATGCAATTTTTGTGTTCCATCGTTTATCACCCCAATAAATAAATCAACTTGGCCATATTTTGGCGTGAATTTTATAGCGTTCGACAAAAGGTTGTAAAGTACCTTGTCGTATTTATCGCGATCAATCCAACCCAAAATTTGATCGTGTTCAGTGGTTAAATTGAAATTAATACTTTTTTCTGTTGCAAAACTTTTAAAAGAATTAAATGCATTTTTTGTAAGCTGTAAAATATCTGTATCCGAAACTTTTAGTTTTAGCTCTCCGGTTTGTGCTTTTCTGAAATCAAGCAATTGGTTAACCAAATGCAATAGTCTGCCCGAATTATTCAGTATTAACTCCACACGGCTCTTTTGGTAATCAGTAACACGTCCTTCTTCAATAAGCTGTTTGGCAGGTCCAAGAATTAATGAAATTGGAGTACGCAATTCGTGAGAAATATTGGTAAAAAACCGCAATTTTTCGTCGTTTAGCTTTTCGTCTTTTTCGTGCTTTACTTTTTCAAGAACCAATTCCTGCTTCAGCAACATACTCTTTCTTATTTGTGTATGTACCAAGTAGATAATTAAAGAAATAAGAAGGATAAACAATATTATGCTTTTATAGGTAAGCCAGAAAGGAGGCTCAATATCGATTGTATAAGCCGACACATCGCTCCAGAATCCGCTGCTATTTTGCACCTTAACTTTAAAAACATAAGTACCCGGGTACAAATTGGTATATTGAATATTGCGTGAATTATTATCACTTGTAATCCACTCTCGATCAAACCCTTCGAGCATATACTGGTACTTGTTAAGCCTTACATTAACATACGATGGCGATGAGAATGAAAGAGAAAAATTGCGGTTGGCATATTTTAATGTCATTCTTTTGGAATAGTTAATATCCTCGCTAAGAATTTCCTGTCCGTTAATAATATCGCCCGGAAGAACTTCTTCGTTCTGAACTTTTACTTCGGTAATAAATGGTGGTTCCGAAGCTGAATTGTCTTTAACAATAGTTGTGGGGAAATATATAATTCCCTCTTTTCCCGGCACATAAACAATTGAATCATTAAGAAGTAAAAAACCCCTGTTACTAAAAATATCGAGTCGGATTCCGTTATTTATATGATAAACATCTAACTGTTTTGTCGTTGGATTGTAACTTCCAACCCTGTTGTTGTTAAAGTTTAACCACATTTCTCCGTTCTTCACAAACCGAATATCGGTAATCCAGTCTTCGCGAAGTTCGCCGGGCGTGGCAACCTGCATAAACACATCTGCCGAAGGAGCGTAATAAACCAGTCCTTCAGTTGTAGCCACCCAAATTTTCCCCTTACTGTCGGCCCCGATATCTTTTGCACACATAGCCAAAGAATCTCCCGGCCTTAGCAGGAAGCTTTGGTACATTTTAGCCTCATTTCCTGCGGGATTAAAACTTATTACTCCCGTTTCCGTGGCCAGCCAAAGTTTGCCATCAGTATCGGAAAATGCCTGGTTAATTGAAATGTCGTAGAAAAAATCGGGAAGTAGTGGGTTGTATGTCAACTTTTTGGGATTAAGAATAACTGCACCATTACCGTGCGATCCTATAAATAAATCGCCATTTTCTAACCTCGAAAAAGCAAAAGTTGGTGTTTCGCCAAAACCTACATCAATCGTTGTAAAAGTTCGGGCAATGTAATTAAATACCAGAATATCGCCATTCCATAATCCGCAATAAAATGTTTTTCCATCGTGTGTATAAATGCTGGCTATTTTTTTGAATTTGTTTGAAAGCACCGAAAATTTATTGTTCTCGCCTAAAAACAAACCATTGTCGTGGGTTGATACAATTAGTTTATCGTCATAAGTTGGAGCGAAACCACTAATTCGCGGAATCTTATCGTTGATAAAAAGCGAGATATCTTTTATGCTTTTAAACTGATTCTTGTACGAATCATATTTGTCAAGTCCATTCTCGGTACCTATCCACAATACACCTGAATGATCAAAATATAAAGCAGAAACGGAATTATCAACCAACGACGATGGATCAGACAATACCGAATAATACCACTCGTAATTTCCGGTACTAATATCTTCCAACTGATCGCAAACCAGCAGTCCGCCAAGTGTTCCAACCCAATATTTCCCATTCGGAGCTTGTGCTACACAAATAATATAGGGACCCAATAAGTTCCGAACCGAGGCATTCACCATCGGAAGTAACTTAAAAGTATCTTCTGCTTTATC
This is a stretch of genomic DNA from uncultured Draconibacterium sp.. It encodes these proteins:
- a CDS encoding two-component regulator propeller domain-containing protein, with product MLIRYVLIFCLLVSTKVFGQGIKFEHYSDDQGLSHNSVRHIAQDNTGLLWLGTFDGLNSFDGNNFTVYKSNSKSRISLNNDDITALAFNSSSDQMWIGTRNGLTLLDLRTAEFKTFLHEEGNPKSLPDPEIRALFMDKFDRVWVGTKDQGLYIYNTTTNDFTKVEINGFNYIKSIYEDADGSIWIGSNSRGGIAKINLNSLGAVVTIKTYDLLVPDSEEVNPYTYFVFQDNKSDIFVGTREGLYKLDKAEDTFKLLPMVNASVRNLLGPYIICVAQAPNGKYWVGTLGGLLVCDQLEDISTGNYEWYYSVLSDPSSLVDNSVSALYFDHSGVLWIGTENGLDKYDSYKNQFKSIKDISLFINDKIPRISGFAPTYDDKLIVSTHDNGLFLGENNKFSVLSNKFKKIASIYTHDGKTFYCGLWNGDILVFNYIARTFTTIDVGFGETPTFAFSRLENGDLFIGSHGNGAVILNPKKLTYNPLLPDFFYDISINQAFSDTDGKLWLATETGVISFNPAGNEAKMYQSFLLRPGDSLAMCAKDIGADSKGKIWVATTEGLVYYAPSADVFMQVATPGELREDWITDIRFVKNGEMWLNFNNNRVGSYNPTTKQLDVYHINNGIRLDIFSNRGFLLLNDSIVYVPGKEGIIYFPTTIVKDNSASEPPFITEVKVQNEEVLPGDIINGQEILSEDINYSKRMTLKYANRNFSLSFSSPSYVNVRLNKYQYMLEGFDREWITSDNNSRNIQYTNLYPGTYVFKVKVQNSSGFWSDVSAYTIDIEPPFWLTYKSIILFILLISLIIYLVHTQIRKSMLLKQELVLEKVKHEKDEKLNDEKLRFFTNISHELRTPISLILGPAKQLIEEGRVTDYQKSRVELILNNSGRLLHLVNQLLDFRKAQTGELKLKVSDTDILQLTKNAFNSFKSFATEKSINFNLTTEHDQILGWIDRDKYDKVLYNLLSNAIKFTPKYGQVDLFIGVINDGTQKLHVEVSDNGIGIPPESVDKIFKRFYQAENSKTENTGSGIGLSLVESLLKIHKATITVQSEQGKGSVFTVKIPIERNSYEEHEIFDVNTSVYEEEKQPKLATKQVLQSTSLKEKILVVEDNKELRKFIVDYLSDTYKVYEAEDGLKGLLLCRQVRPMLCVSDVKMPIKDGFEFCMELKKDDLISHIPVILLTALSDNENQIKGYKLGADAYVAKPFDPLLLKIQIQNIIKSRLDLKAKFSEDVESKINILSHSPVDEIFINKLSHLIEENIQNPDLKIDFLCKEMGTSSSKLYRKIKELTNLSPSEFVRTLRLKKSAQLLKSKEYNVSEVSDMVGFNDPLYFSRCFKKQFGFSPSTLL